Within Amycolatopsis sp. FDAARGOS 1241, the genomic segment CGCAGCTCGGGTTCGGTCTCGGCGCACTCGGCGCTCGCGTAGCGGCAACGCGGCGCGAAGCGGCAGCCAGTCGGTGGCTCCCGCAGGTCCGGCGGCAGGCCGGGGATGCTGTAGAGCTTCTCCCCCGACTCCACCGAGTTCTCCGGCAGCGCCTCGAACAGCGCCTCCGTGTACGGGTGGCGCGGGTTGCCGAACAGCCGCCGCGTGCCGGTGAGCTCGACGATCTTCCCCGCGTACATCACGGCGACGCGGTCGGCGCGGCCCGCGACCACACCGAGGTCGTGCGTCACGAGGATCACGGCCATGCCGAGGCGACGGCGCAGGTCGTCGATGAGTTCCAGGATCTGGTGCTGCACAGTCACGTCGAGCGCTGTCGTCGGCTCGTCGGCGACGAGCAGCTCCGGTTCGCACACGAGCGCGCGGGCGATCATTACGCGCTGGCGCATCCCGCCGGAGAGCTGGTGCGGGTAGTCCCCGGCGCGTTTGCGCGCGTCCGGCAGGCCGACGAGCTCGAGCATCGCCACGGCCCGCTCGTGCAGCTCGCCCCGCGACAGCGCCGAGTGCAGGTCCAGCGGTTCGCTCACCTGGCGGCCGATCGGGATCGCCGGGTTGAGCGAGGTCATCGGGTCCTGGAACACGGTGCCGACGCGCTTACCGCGCACCTCGCGCAGCTCGGCGGGGCCCATGGCCGCGATGTTGTCGCCGCCGAGCAGGATCCGGCCCGACGCGACGCGCCCACCGGGCGGGAGCAGCCGCAGGATCGACAGCGCCGTCATCGTCTTGCCGGAACCCGATTCGCCGACGAGCCCGAGCAGCTCGCCGCGGCCGAGCTCCAGCGTCACACCGTCGACGGGCCGCACGACGCCGTCGCGCACGTCGATGGTGGTGTGCAGGTCTTCCAGCCGCAGCACGGGATCGGTCATCGCCTCAGCGCCTCCGCAACCGCACTTCGAGCGCGTCGCGCAGGGCGTCGCCGAGCAGGTTGAACGCGACGACCACGAGCATGATCGCCAAGCCCGGCGGAAGGATCATCCACCAGTAGCCGTTCTGCACGAACTCCGTGCCGTTGGACAGCATGTTGCCCCAGTCGGCGTGCGGCGGGGCGATGCCGAGGCCGAGGTAGCTCAGCGCCGCGACGAGCAGGATCGCGTCGGCCACCTGGAACGTCGCGTTGACGACGATGGTGCCGATCGCGTTGGGCATGATGTGGCGCAGCACCACGCGTTTCCCGTCGCCGCCCATCATCCGCACGGCCTGCACGTACTCGCGGGTGCGCAGCGAGAGCGTCTCGCCGCGCACGAGCCGGGCCGGGCTCAGCCACGCGCCGAACGACACCACGACGATGAGCAACCCGAGGGTCGGGGTGAAGATCGCGGACAGGATCAGCACCAGGAACAGCGTGGGGATGGCGAGGAACGTGTCGACGATTCGCATCATCACCGCGTCGACCAACCCGCCGGCGTAGCCCGCGATCGCGCCCCACAGCGTGCCGAAGACCGTCGCGAGCACGGCCGCGGCCACCCCGATCTCGAGCGACGCCTGGCCGCCTGCCATGAGGCGGCCGAGCTCGTCGTAGCCCACGTCGTCGGTGCCCAGCGCGTGCCCCGCGCCCGGCGGCTGGTTGGCGCCCGCGAGGTTCGTCGCGATCTGCTCGGTGTGGTAGACGAGCGGGCCGAGGAAGCAGAACGCCGCGATCAGGACGATCAGCACCGCC encodes:
- a CDS encoding ABC transporter permease, with protein sequence MTDRAATAAAPARSAARATLHAFLENHLAVAGAVLIVLIAAFCFLGPLVYHTEQIATNLAGANQPPGAGHALGTDDVGYDELGRLMAGGQASLEIGVAAAVLATVFGTLWGAIAGYAGGLVDAVMMRIVDTFLAIPTLFLVLILSAIFTPTLGLLIVVVSFGAWLSPARLVRGETLSLRTREYVQAVRMMGGDGKRVVLRHIMPNAIGTIVVNATFQVADAILLVAALSYLGLGIAPPHADWGNMLSNGTEFVQNGYWWMILPPGLAIMLVVVAFNLLGDALRDALEVRLRRR